A window of the Lepus europaeus isolate LE1 chromosome 5, mLepTim1.pri, whole genome shotgun sequence genome harbors these coding sequences:
- the LOC133761115 gene encoding BBSome-interacting protein 1-like produces MAEVKLMFWKVLPKQGQLSVEDVTTVVLCKPKLLPLKSLTLEKLEKMQQTAQDTVCQQEMAEKQWQITH; encoded by the coding sequence ATGGCAGAAGTGAAGTTAATGTTCTGGAAAGTTCTTCCCAAACAAGGGCAGTTGTCAGTGGAAGATGTAACCACAGTGGTGCTGTGTAAACCCAAACTTTTGCCCTTAAAATCTTTGACTCTGGAAAAACTCGAGAAAATGCAGCAAACAGCACAGGATACAGTTTGCCAACAAGAAATGGCAGAGAAACAATGGCAAATAACACACTAA